Genomic segment of Gilliamella apis:
TGATGCATTTTGGCGCATCTTCTGTATGATGGGAAACAAACAATAATTGTGTATTACCTCTATCAATTAAATTATCAATCCAACTTTTGACCAGTTCACGATTCAAATAATCAAGTCCTTGTAATGGTTCATCTAAAATAAGTAGCGTTGGGTGTTTAACTAAAGCCCTAGCAATTAGGACTAAACGTTGCAAACCCCATGAAAGTGATTGAAATGGTTTCTCAGCTAACTCCGTTAAATCCAATAATTGCAACCACTGTTTAACTAATTTTAATTGTTTATCACTAGGTGCTTGATATAAGCCAATTGAATCAAAATAACCCGATGCCAATACATTTTCTACACTTAAACTAATTCGGTAATCAAGATGAAAACTACTACTTACATAGCCAATATGACGCTTGATATCCCATATAGTTTCACCTGAGCCTCGCCTACGTCCAAATAGTGTTAAATCATTACTATAGCCCTGTGGATGATCGCCAGTTATTAAACTGAGTAATGTGGATTTACCTGCTCCATTTGGGCCAATAATTTGCCAATTTTCATTAGCTCTAACTTGCCAACTTAATCCATTAATAATTGCTTTACCATCATATTGAACAAAACCATTATTTAAAATAATCCGATCTAAATCGTTAGGTAATGGCACAGAAATTTCATCTGAATCTGGTAAAGTAAAATTAGATAAATGTTCTAAATTAGCAAGTTGTTTGACGGCTACGTCATCTAATATGGTGTCTTTTGTGCCATATTTCAATAGCTGACAATTAGCCAGTAATCCAATATATTTAACAAATAGCGGAATTTCATTAAAACGATTTAATACCATTACAATAGTAATATTTTGTTTTGATAGTTGGCTAAGTATTTCAGCTAAATTAGCTCGAGAAGCAACATCTAAACCATCAAATGGCTCATCTAAAATTAATAGTTCAGGTTTACTCATTAATGTGCGACAAATTAAGGTTTTACGTGTTTCTCCAGTGGAAAGATATTTAAAACGACGATTTAAAAGATGTGCTATACCAAATTGTAATGCTAAATTTTCACAAAGCGTTTGATCTTGATTATATTCTTGAATAATCTCAGACGTAGTTAATCCAGTATCATCTTCTTTATCACTTAGCATGTCAGTATTATTTCGTTTCCATTCATCATCGATTATTTTTTGTAAGTACTCAAAGGAGATGTGGGCAATTGATTTAAAACGATTAATTACTTTCCCAGATAATATTGTTTGATCACCAGCTAACGCTTTGGCTAATATTGATTTACCCGATCCATTTCGGCCGACAAAAGCAACAATATCGCCAGCATTAATCATCAAAGATTCGATAGTAAAAACGCGGAAATCACTAATTTTATATATTGTATTTTCAATTTGTAACATAAATACCTCAAATGACTA
This window contains:
- the modF gene encoding molybdate ABC transporter ATP-binding protein ModF, which encodes MLQIENTIYKISDFRVFTIESLMINAGDIVAFVGRNGSGKSILAKALAGDQTILSGKVINRFKSIAHISFEYLQKIIDDEWKRNNTDMLSDKEDDTGLTTSEIIQEYNQDQTLCENLALQFGIAHLLNRRFKYLSTGETRKTLICRTLMSKPELLILDEPFDGLDVASRANLAEILSQLSKQNITIVMVLNRFNEIPLFVKYIGLLANCQLLKYGTKDTILDDVAVKQLANLEHLSNFTLPDSDEISVPLPNDLDRIILNNGFVQYDGKAIINGLSWQVRANENWQIIGPNGAGKSTLLSLITGDHPQGYSNDLTLFGRRRGSGETIWDIKRHIGYVSSSFHLDYRISLSVENVLASGYFDSIGLYQAPSDKQLKLVKQWLQLLDLTELAEKPFQSLSWGLQRLVLIARALVKHPTLLILDEPLQGLDYLNRELVKSWIDNLIDRGNTQLLFVSHHTEDAPKCITHRLTFVPNEPVGYQYKIESMK